One Mycobacteroides salmoniphilum DNA segment encodes these proteins:
- a CDS encoding LppX_LprAFG lipoprotein gives MRNRIRLALIPVAVAAITLAGCSKTEKADVNLPEAATLLSESAATTKTQTSTHLVLKVTGDKPTIKLSELTGDLTTTPALAAKGTAKTGGLELPFVVVDGELFAQLGSAYSSMGPVKDVYDVGIILDPNKGLANLLSNFTGAKSEKTETVDGVDSVLVTGTVNKDAINTFAGSKLTSDIPGKAWIAKDGTHTLSKISVDTSPGNTIEMSLSDWGKPVTVDKPAS, from the coding sequence ATGCGCAACCGCATCCGCCTCGCCCTTATCCCTGTCGCAGTCGCCGCCATCACCCTGGCCGGCTGCTCCAAGACCGAGAAGGCCGACGTCAACTTGCCCGAGGCCGCCACACTCCTGAGTGAGTCGGCAGCCACCACCAAGACCCAGACGAGTACACACCTCGTACTCAAGGTCACCGGCGACAAGCCGACCATCAAGCTCTCCGAACTCACCGGCGATCTGACCACCACCCCCGCCCTGGCCGCCAAGGGCACCGCCAAGACCGGCGGACTGGAGCTGCCCTTCGTGGTGGTCGACGGCGAGCTGTTCGCCCAGCTCGGCAGCGCTTACTCCAGCATGGGCCCCGTCAAGGATGTCTACGACGTCGGGATCATTCTGGATCCGAACAAGGGGTTGGCCAACCTCCTGTCCAACTTCACCGGCGCGAAGTCCGAGAAGACCGAGACCGTCGACGGTGTCGATTCTGTTCTGGTGACTGGGACCGTGAACAAGGACGCCATCAACACCTTCGCCGGCTCCAAACTCACCTCGGACATCCCGGGCAAGGCCTGGATCGCGAAGGACGGCACTCACACGCTGAGCAAGATCAGCGTCGATACGTCCCCGGGCAACACCATTGAGATGTCGTTGTCCGATTGGGGCAAGCCGGTCACGGTCGACAAGCCCGCCTCGTGA
- a CDS encoding MFS transporter produces MIDTAKETTLPLRHRGIAIGAGSLAVLLGALDTYVVVSVITDIMRDVGIALNNIQQVTPIVTGYLLGYIAAMPLLGQASDRFGRRRILQLALVGFAIGSVVTAMSTDLTMLVTGRVIQGVASGALLPVTLALGADLWAARNRATVLGGIGAAQELGSVLGPLYGVLCVWLFGSWTAIFWVNVPLAIIAIVLVQFSVPAHQHDANRPKVDIVGGALLAIALGLLVVGLYSPNPKVSALPEWGLPVLTGSAVAFLAFFLWESRAKTRLISPEGVRFGPFFAALAASLAAGAALMVTLVNIELLGQGVLQMDKANAVFLLSRFLVALPIGAVIGGWLATRFGDRIIAVAGLLIAAFGYYLISGWPVDVLAARHDFGFFTLPRLDTDLVVAGVGLGLVIGPLSSAALRVVPAVQHGIASALVVVARMTGMLIGMAALGGWGIHRFYQNFDALAAQEPKPEGKPNLLVLQQQLLDRSIHAYSQMYSEMFAITAVVCVIGAAIAIFVGSQRNSGDEAQ; encoded by the coding sequence GTGATCGACACAGCCAAGGAGACAACCCTCCCGCTGCGGCATCGCGGCATCGCGATCGGCGCCGGAAGTCTGGCGGTGCTGTTGGGCGCCCTCGACACCTATGTCGTGGTCAGCGTCATCACCGACATCATGCGCGACGTCGGCATCGCATTGAACAACATCCAGCAGGTCACCCCGATCGTCACCGGGTACCTGTTGGGCTACATCGCCGCAATGCCGCTACTCGGGCAGGCCTCCGACCGATTCGGTCGCCGGAGGATCCTGCAGCTGGCACTGGTGGGCTTTGCGATCGGTTCTGTTGTCACCGCGATGTCGACCGATCTCACGATGTTGGTCACGGGCCGGGTCATCCAGGGTGTCGCGAGCGGCGCGCTGCTACCGGTCACCCTGGCCCTGGGTGCCGATCTGTGGGCGGCACGCAACCGTGCGACAGTTCTCGGCGGCATCGGTGCCGCGCAGGAACTGGGCAGCGTGCTGGGCCCGCTGTACGGCGTCTTGTGCGTATGGCTGTTCGGCTCCTGGACCGCCATCTTCTGGGTCAACGTGCCACTGGCGATCATCGCCATCGTGTTGGTTCAGTTCAGTGTTCCCGCGCACCAGCACGACGCGAACCGCCCGAAGGTCGACATCGTCGGAGGCGCACTACTTGCCATCGCACTGGGCCTGCTGGTCGTGGGCTTGTACAGCCCCAACCCCAAGGTCTCCGCGTTACCGGAGTGGGGTCTGCCGGTACTCACCGGGTCCGCGGTCGCATTCCTGGCGTTCTTTCTCTGGGAATCGCGCGCCAAGACCCGGTTGATCAGCCCCGAAGGGGTTCGATTCGGCCCGTTCTTCGCGGCGCTGGCCGCTTCGCTGGCCGCCGGAGCCGCACTCATGGTGACACTCGTGAACATCGAGCTGCTCGGGCAGGGCGTGCTGCAGATGGACAAGGCCAACGCCGTGTTCCTGCTGTCGAGGTTCCTTGTCGCGCTGCCGATCGGCGCGGTGATCGGTGGCTGGCTGGCTACACGATTCGGCGACCGGATCATTGCGGTGGCCGGTCTGCTGATCGCCGCGTTCGGGTATTACCTGATATCGGGCTGGCCGGTGGACGTGTTGGCCGCCCGGCACGATTTCGGGTTCTTCACGCTGCCCCGGCTGGACACGGACCTCGTGGTCGCGGGTGTGGGCCTGGGCCTGGTGATCGGCCCGCTCTCCTCGGCCGCGCTACGCGTGGTGCCCGCGGTGCAACACGGCATTGCGTCTGCGCTGGTGGTGGTGGCCCGGATGACGGGCATGCTGATCGGGATGGCGGCCCTCGGAGGCTGGGGCATTCACCGCTTCTACCAGAATTTCGACGCGCTGGCCGCTCAGGAGCCCAAGCCAGAAGGAAAGCCGAATCTCCTTGTGCTGCAACAACAGCTGTTGGACCGATCCATTCACGCCTACAGTCAGATGTACAGCGAGATGTTCGCGATTACGGCAGTCGTCTGCGTGATTGGTGCGGCCATCGCGATATTCGTTGGTTCACAACGCAACTCGGGGGACGAGGCTCAGTAG
- the ribD gene encoding bifunctional diaminohydroxyphosphoribosylaminopyrimidine deaminase/5-amino-6-(5-phosphoribosylamino)uracil reductase RibD → MTNPIGLDAAMDLAIRAAEEVKGSTYPNPPVGAVILDVSGVVAGVGGTRPPGQEHAEVVALAQAGDAAAGGTAVVTLEPCNHQGRTGPCVDALAVAGVSRVVYAVADPNPQAAGGAERLRALGVEVLGGVAADRVAAGPLREWLHKQRTGRPHVTWKYGASVDGRSAANDGTSQWITSEQSRADVHRRRAFADAVLVGTGTVFADDPQLTARTPENVLCPHQPLRVVVGMREVSSDAKVLNDDSHTMVIRTHDPAEVIAALGDRTDVFLEGGPTLAGAFLRAGLVDRILAYLAPMLLGGNVPAVEDVGVTTLSRALRWEYDHIERMGPDVLLSLVPRVAL, encoded by the coding sequence ATGACCAACCCGATCGGTCTCGATGCCGCCATGGATCTGGCTATCCGGGCCGCGGAGGAGGTCAAGGGCAGTACCTATCCGAATCCGCCTGTGGGCGCGGTGATCCTGGATGTATCAGGGGTGGTCGCCGGGGTAGGCGGTACCCGCCCGCCCGGGCAGGAGCACGCCGAGGTGGTGGCGCTGGCCCAGGCCGGTGATGCCGCGGCAGGTGGTACTGCCGTCGTCACTCTGGAGCCGTGCAATCACCAGGGGAGAACCGGGCCATGTGTGGATGCGCTTGCAGTGGCAGGCGTTTCACGTGTCGTCTACGCCGTCGCCGACCCGAATCCGCAGGCAGCCGGGGGAGCCGAGCGCTTGCGCGCGTTGGGTGTTGAGGTCCTTGGCGGCGTCGCTGCCGACAGGGTCGCTGCGGGACCCCTGCGAGAATGGCTGCACAAACAACGCACCGGGCGCCCCCATGTCACCTGGAAGTACGGTGCCAGTGTCGATGGGCGCAGTGCCGCCAATGACGGCACCAGTCAATGGATCACCAGCGAGCAGTCGCGGGCCGACGTGCATCGGCGCAGAGCGTTCGCCGATGCTGTTCTGGTGGGCACCGGCACCGTGTTCGCCGACGACCCGCAGCTCACCGCACGCACTCCCGAGAACGTGTTGTGCCCGCACCAGCCACTACGCGTCGTTGTCGGTATGCGCGAGGTCTCCTCGGACGCCAAGGTATTGAACGACGACTCACACACCATGGTGATCCGGACGCACGACCCGGCCGAGGTGATTGCGGCCCTGGGGGACCGCACCGACGTCTTTCTGGAGGGTGGACCGACGCTGGCCGGGGCCTTTTTGCGCGCCGGTCTGGTGGACCGGATCCTGGCCTACCTCGCCCCGATGCTCTTGGGTGGCAACGTCCCCGCCGTGGAGGACGTGGGCGTCACCACCCTGTCGCGCGCGCTGCGCTGGGAGTACGACCACATCGAGCGCATGGGGCCCGATGTGCTACTGAGCCTCGTCCCCCGAGTTGCGTTGTGA
- the rpe gene encoding ribulose-phosphate 3-epimerase has protein sequence MSHRAPMIAPSILSADFARLADEMAAVEGADWLHVDVMDGHFVPNLTLGLPVVDSLLAATDIPIDCHLMIDNPDRWAPGYAEAGAHNVTFHAEATDNPVAVARDIRAAGAKAGLSIKPGTPLDPYLEVLKDFDTLLVMSVEPGFGGQSFIAGVLEKVRAVRKLVDSGELTVLVEIDGGINADTIEQAAEAGVDCFVAGSAVYGAQDPQAAVRALREQAARAATHLAR, from the coding sequence ATGTCTCACCGCGCTCCCATGATCGCCCCATCGATCCTGTCCGCCGACTTCGCACGTCTTGCCGACGAGATGGCGGCCGTGGAAGGGGCCGACTGGTTGCATGTGGACGTCATGGACGGGCACTTCGTACCCAATTTGACGCTGGGCCTTCCTGTTGTCGACAGCCTGTTGGCCGCAACCGATATCCCCATCGATTGCCACCTGATGATCGACAACCCTGATCGTTGGGCACCCGGATACGCCGAGGCGGGCGCGCATAATGTGACCTTCCACGCTGAGGCCACGGATAATCCCGTCGCCGTTGCCCGTGATATTCGTGCCGCGGGCGCCAAGGCCGGCCTCAGCATCAAGCCGGGCACACCCCTGGATCCATATCTAGAGGTGCTCAAGGACTTTGACACGCTGTTGGTGATGTCGGTGGAACCAGGATTTGGCGGACAGTCATTCATTGCGGGCGTACTCGAGAAGGTGCGTGCGGTGCGTAAGCTCGTCGACTCCGGCGAGCTGACCGTGCTCGTGGAGATTGACGGCGGTATCAACGCCGACACCATCGAGCAAGCCGCCGAGGCGGGTGTCGACTGTTTCGTTGCGGGTTCGGCTGTGTATGGCGCGCAGGACCCCCAAGCGGCGGTGCGGGCGCTGCGTGAACAAGCCGCCAGGGCAGCAACACATTTGGCCCGCTGA
- a CDS encoding RsmB/NOP family class I SAM-dependent RNA methyltransferase, with the protein MSTRPPRRRPNQDARPPERARRKLDPARQAALDVLRAVSRNDAYANLALPALLRERGISGRDAAFATELTYGTSRARGLLDAVIASAAGRSIDQVDEGLLDPLRLGAYQLLRTRVEPHAALSTTVDAVAVEFDQGRAGFVNAVLRTISRRSEHEWVQELAPPESDRIGRLAFATAHPRWIAQAFSDALGPAAAELGDVLASDDERPVVHLAARPGHMDAETLAEEVGGTVGRYSPYAVYLPGGNPGRLEALRDGLAQVQDEGSQLVARATALAPLDGTDERWLDLCAGPGGKTALLGALAAECGAHVTAVEIAAHRAGLVATATKSLPVTVLTADGRESGLPPASFDRVLVDAPCTGLGALRRRPEARWRRQPGDIPALVKLQRELLSSAIELTRPGGIIVYSTCSPHLAETVGVVSDAVRRHPVTAEDARTVFPGVDRLGDTDAVQLWPHRHGTDAMFTALLRKHA; encoded by the coding sequence GTGAGCACACGACCGCCGCGTAGGCGGCCCAACCAGGACGCACGTCCGCCCGAGCGCGCGCGCCGCAAGCTTGATCCGGCACGGCAGGCAGCGCTCGATGTGCTGCGCGCGGTATCGCGTAACGACGCGTACGCCAATCTGGCCCTGCCCGCATTGCTGCGTGAGCGCGGGATATCCGGGCGCGATGCCGCCTTCGCCACCGAGCTCACCTATGGAACATCGAGGGCCCGTGGCCTTCTCGATGCGGTGATCGCATCGGCCGCGGGCCGCTCGATCGACCAGGTGGACGAGGGGTTGCTCGATCCGCTGCGGCTGGGTGCCTATCAGCTGCTGCGCACCCGCGTGGAACCCCATGCCGCGCTGTCCACCACAGTTGATGCCGTAGCCGTCGAATTCGACCAGGGCAGGGCAGGTTTCGTAAACGCGGTACTGCGGACCATCTCCCGTCGTAGCGAGCATGAATGGGTACAGGAGTTGGCACCGCCGGAATCCGACAGGATCGGCCGACTCGCCTTCGCGACCGCCCACCCGCGGTGGATTGCTCAGGCGTTTTCCGATGCGCTGGGCCCAGCGGCCGCTGAGCTTGGCGACGTGCTCGCCAGTGACGATGAGCGCCCTGTCGTTCACCTCGCCGCACGTCCGGGGCACATGGATGCGGAGACGCTGGCCGAAGAGGTGGGCGGCACCGTCGGCCGCTACTCGCCCTACGCGGTGTACCTACCCGGCGGAAACCCGGGCCGATTGGAGGCCCTCCGCGACGGCCTGGCGCAGGTACAAGACGAAGGCAGCCAGCTGGTCGCGCGCGCGACAGCGCTGGCTCCACTCGACGGTACCGACGAACGATGGCTTGACCTGTGTGCCGGGCCGGGTGGCAAGACGGCTTTGTTGGGGGCGCTGGCGGCCGAGTGTGGTGCCCATGTCACGGCCGTCGAGATCGCTGCACACCGGGCCGGGTTGGTGGCGACCGCCACGAAATCCCTGCCGGTGACGGTGCTCACCGCGGATGGGCGTGAGAGCGGGCTGCCGCCGGCGTCCTTCGACCGCGTGCTGGTTGACGCACCGTGCACGGGGCTCGGTGCGCTGCGCCGCCGCCCGGAGGCTCGCTGGCGGCGCCAACCGGGCGATATCCCGGCGCTGGTCAAGTTGCAACGCGAATTACTCTCCAGCGCTATCGAATTGACTCGACCGGGCGGCATCATCGTGTACAGCACCTGTTCGCCGCACCTGGCGGAAACAGTGGGTGTGGTCTCCGATGCCGTGCGGCGTCACCCGGTGACCGCCGAGGATGCCCGGACGGTGTTCCCCGGTGTGGACAGGCTCGGCGATACCGATGCGGTGCAGTTGTGGCCGCACCGGCACGGCACCGACGCGATGTTCACCGCCCTCCTGCGCAAACACGCATGA